The Deferrivibrio essentukiensis genome segment GGCTAAGAAAATGCTCTTCGAAATAATACCCGATTTTTTTGTAAAACTCATCTATTCTTTTTTTAAAAGTAATATTACTTTTATTGAGTACAATTAAAATGTCTATATCAGAATATGTTGCGAAATCACCCCTTGCTACTGAGCCAAAGAGTACTGCGGCCATAAGATCATTACCGTAAGCTTTTTTTAAAAGCTCAAGTAAATAGTCTTTTTTTTCTATGAGATTCTTTTGAAAAAAAGTTTGTAACGTCATTTTTAATTTTTCACCTCATCTAAGACTTAATTTATCATTGATCTTTTAAATTTTAATTTTTCATTTCATAATTACATGAAAATCAACTATCTTATATAATAAATTATATACCATTTCTTCAACTTTTAAAGAAAATTTGTATTTACTTTTGAACATTTTATTCTTGAACATAGAATTTAGAACTTCTAACCTTGAACATAGAACGTAGAACGTTGAACGTTTACTTCTTGAAGTTTCCCTAAAAAATTTTATAATGACCACATGCATACTAATAACGACTCAAACAAAAATACTGCCCTTTTCATTGCCGCACTTTCTTCATTTTTAGCTCCATTTATGACATCCTCAATAAATGTTTCTTTGCCAGATATTGAGAAAGATTTTATAGTCGATGCTGTCCTTCTCGGTTGGGTAGCCTCTTCATACATTTTGG includes the following:
- a CDS encoding nucleotidyltransferase domain-containing protein; this encodes MTLQTFFQKNLIEKKDYLLELLKKAYGNDLMAAVLFGSVARGDFATYSDIDILIVLNKSNITFKKRIDEFYKKIGYYFEEHFLSPIVLTVEDLDVFHSFYLGIFENYITLYDKAGLINKVVSVIKEKIDNGEILEHSYPKKYWRILYAKDEISR